The following proteins are co-located in the Vigna angularis cultivar LongXiaoDou No.4 chromosome 2, ASM1680809v1, whole genome shotgun sequence genome:
- the LOC108326775 gene encoding uncharacterized protein LOC108326775 isoform X1 — protein sequence MGSAHDEDPNVFHFSHPHPLQCTTLPSAPNILSCFGCNIKINSADDYYQCKTCAFSLHHVCYNMPLITNHPSHPAHHLLLLPLPSTKPTLNCVACGHHVTAFSYHCAQCAIFFHALCLALPLSLAITCHPHKIKLEFSPPYEFFCDLCNQPSNYNHRWLYRCNMCEFDTHVACALENLEPRLFQSPSFSRSSPLLRQLTRHQVEHTKFSASLGDSFKGYEYGIMSLVAEQIGGGPRENFYSKTAGWNKRLYSSPKKNLNRAESERMKNAQLELLGKELNPDELLSKLEERTPLRDKWTPLSDHSPFSYQNSDSYFSIDLAKSYSTHSGRSQVQKDGGSDQITRAATNYESNCGQREEPSVPVNNKRNADVLIKEGRTSDVGKSDRRVMMKNANESHAKRSVQDKTISETVSSN from the coding sequence ATGGGATCAGCACACGATGAGGACCCCAATGTTTTCCACTTTAGCCATCCACATCCTTTGCAATGCACCACCCTACCCTCCGCACCAAATATTCTAAGCTGCTTTGGATGCAACATCAAAATTAACTCTGCTGACGACTATTACCAGTGCAAAACATGTGCTTTTTCTCTTCACCATGTCTGCTACAACATGCCCTTAATCACCAACCACCCTTCACATCCAGCCCACCATCTACTCCTCCTTCCTCTACCTTCCACCAAACCTACTCTCAACTGTGTCGCATGTGGCCACCATGTCACGGCCTTTTCCTACCACTGTGCTCAATGCGCCATCTTCTTCCATGCCTTGTGTCTTGCACTCCCTCTCTCCCTCGCAATCACATGCCACCCCCACAAAATCAAGCTTGAGTTTTCACCACCCTATGAGTTCTTCTGTGACTTGTGCAACCAGCCCAGTAATTACAACCACCGCTGGCTCTATAGATGCAACATGTGTGAATTCGACACACATGTAGCTTGTGCCCTTGAAAACCTAGAGCCCCGTCTGTTTCAAAGCCCGTCTTTCTCTCGATCAAGCCCTCTGTTACGGCAACTTACCCGTCACCAAGTGGAGCACACAAAATTCAGTGCAAGTTTAGGTGATAGTTTCAAAGGGTATGAGTACGGGATCATGAGTTTGGTGGCGGAACAGATTGGAGGGGGACCCAGAGAAAATTTTTATAGTAAAACCGCTGGATGGAACAAGAGATTGTACAGTAGTCCAAAGAAAAATCTTAACAGAGCCGAGAGTGAGAGGATGAAGAATGCTCAACTTGAATTACTGGGAAAAGAACTAAACCCTGATGAACTTTTATCAAAATTAGAAGAAAGAACACCACTTCGGGATAAATGGACTCCACTTTCTGATCATTCACCGTTTAGCTACCAAAACAGCGACTCATATTTTTCAATAGATTTGGCAAAGTCATATTCAACCCATTCAGGTAGAAGTCAAGTTCAAAAAGATGGTGGTAGTGACCAGATAACACGAGCTGCTACTAACTATGAAAGCAATTGTGGACAACGTGAAGAACCATCCGTTCCAGTTAATAATAAGCGGAACGCAGATGTTTTGATCAAAGAAGGACGAACTAGTGATGTTGGGAAATCAGACCGGAGAGTTATGATGAAAAATGCTAACGAAAGCCACGCTAAACGGTCTGTTCAAGACAAAACAATATCGGAGACAGTAAGTTCCAATTAG
- the LOC108326775 gene encoding uncharacterized protein LOC108326775 isoform X2, translated as MKNAQLELLGKELNPDELLSKLEERTPLRDKWTPLSDHSPFSYQNSDSYFSIDLAKSYSTHSGRSQVQKDGGSDQITRAATNYESNCGQREEPSVPVNNKRNADVLIKEGRTSDVGKSDRRVMMKNANESHAKRSVQDKTISETGRSSCSCWRKFLNCCL; from the exons ATGAAGAATGCTCAACTTGAATTACTGGGAAAAGAACTAAACCCTGATGAACTTTTATCAAAATTAGAAGAAAGAACACCACTTCGGGATAAATGGACTCCACTTTCTGATCATTCACCGTTTAGCTACCAAAACAGCGACTCATATTTTTCAATAGATTTGGCAAAGTCATATTCAACCCATTCAGGTAGAAGTCAAGTTCAAAAAGATGGTGGTAGTGACCAGATAACACGAGCTGCTACTAACTATGAAAGCAATTGTGGACAACGTGAAGAACCATCCGTTCCAGTTAATAATAAGCGGAACGCAGATGTTTTGATCAAAGAAGGACGAACTAGTGATGTTGGGAAATCAGACCGGAGAGTTATGATGAAAAATGCTAACGAAAGCCACGCTAAACGGTCTGTTCAAGACAAAACAATATCGGAGACA GGAAGATCCAGCTGTTCTTGTTGGAGGAAATTCCTAAATTGCTGCCTTTAG